A part of Micromonospora chersina genomic DNA contains:
- the rbfA gene encoding 30S ribosome-binding factor RbfA — MTDPAKVRRHAERIRELVASVVRSQIKDPRLGMITITDARITADLRDATVFYTVLGDAAAQASTAAALESAKGMLRSTVGKALGLRHSPTLTFVLDDVQDQVKHIDDLLAAARNADAEVQRLAAKAQYAGEPQPYRVEDEDTDEVEDADTEDDEPRGGDRR; from the coding sequence ATGACGGATCCGGCCAAGGTACGCCGGCACGCGGAGCGCATCCGTGAACTGGTCGCGTCGGTGGTGCGGAGCCAGATCAAGGACCCCCGGCTCGGGATGATCACCATCACCGACGCCCGGATCACCGCCGATCTCCGCGACGCCACGGTCTTCTACACCGTGCTCGGCGACGCGGCGGCCCAGGCCAGCACCGCGGCGGCGCTGGAGAGCGCCAAGGGCATGCTCCGCAGCACCGTCGGCAAGGCGCTCGGGCTGCGCCACTCGCCGACCCTGACCTTCGTCCTCGACGACGTGCAGGACCAGGTCAAGCACATCGACGACCTGCTCGCGGCGGCCCGCAACGCCGACGCCGAGGTGCAGCGCCTGGCCGCCAAGGCCCAGTACGCGGGCGAGCCCCAGCCGTACCGGGTCGAGGACGAGGACACCGACGAGGTCGAGGACGCCGACACCGAGGACGACGAGCCGCGCGGCGGCGACCGCCGGTGA
- the rimP gene encoding ribosome maturation factor RimP: protein MTQRGRATRPTGPSGRPRRSDGPRGADRGGAPRGDLNARRARLREVIEPVVTAAGYDLEDLSVSRAGRRHVVRVIVDADGGINLDAVADVSRAVSAALDAAEEAGGDIVAGEYQLEVSSPGVDRPLTLPRHWRRNAGRLVKVTVRGPEGDRQVTGRIAAADDERVALETDAGRAEHPYAELGPGRVQVEFHRLDEVSDEDFGDDTDIDDDEDLEDEER from the coding sequence ATGACGCAGCGTGGCCGTGCCACCCGGCCGACGGGGCCCTCCGGGCGCCCCCGCCGGTCCGACGGCCCCCGTGGCGCGGACCGGGGCGGCGCACCCCGCGGCGACCTGAACGCCCGCAGGGCGCGGCTGCGCGAGGTGATCGAGCCGGTGGTCACCGCCGCCGGCTACGACCTGGAGGACCTGTCCGTGTCCCGCGCCGGGCGCCGGCACGTGGTCCGGGTGATCGTGGACGCCGACGGCGGGATCAACCTCGACGCCGTCGCGGACGTCTCCCGGGCGGTCTCGGCGGCGCTGGACGCCGCCGAGGAGGCCGGCGGCGACATCGTGGCCGGCGAGTACCAGTTGGAGGTCAGCTCGCCCGGCGTGGACCGCCCGCTCACCCTGCCGCGCCACTGGCGGCGCAACGCCGGCCGGCTGGTCAAGGTGACCGTCCGCGGCCCCGAGGGGGACCGGCAGGTCACCGGGCGGATCGCCGCCGCCGACGACGAGCGCGTGGCGCTGGAGACCGACGCCGGTCGCGCCGAGCACCCGTACGCCGAGCTGGGGCCCGGCCGGGTCCAGGTGGAGTTCCACCGCCTGGACGAGGTGTCCGACGAGGACTTCGGTGACGACACCGACATCGACGACGACGAAGATCTGGAGGACGAGGAGAGGTGA
- a CDS encoding YlxR family protein produces MARRALPERTCVGCRKRAPASELLRMVAVGDEAGHYSLRPDPARRLPGRGANMHPDPACFAQAVRRRAFGRALRITGVLDHGPLAEHVDAQTPTTGQPDRPRVASKVGRPT; encoded by the coding sequence GTGGCACGACGCGCGCTGCCGGAGCGCACCTGTGTGGGCTGCCGGAAGCGAGCGCCGGCCAGCGAGTTGCTGCGGATGGTCGCGGTCGGGGACGAGGCTGGTCATTACAGCCTCCGGCCTGATCCGGCTCGCAGACTGCCGGGTCGGGGAGCGAACATGCACCCGGATCCGGCCTGCTTCGCGCAGGCGGTGCGGCGCCGCGCCTTCGGGCGGGCACTGCGCATCACCGGGGTCCTCGACCACGGTCCGCTCGCGGAGCACGTTGACGCGCAAACCCCGACGACCGGTCAACCCGACCGGCCGAGGGTCGCTAGCAAGGTAGGACGACCGACATGA
- the truB gene encoding tRNA pseudouridine(55) synthase TruB, whose protein sequence is MSTDGLIVVDKPGGMTSHDVVARIRRLARTRRVGHGGTLDPMATGVLVIGVGRATRLLTYVIGAGKSYTATIRLGQATVTDDAEGDVIASTPAGAVTDEAVRTALAALTGEIDQVPSAVSAIKIDGQRAYKRVREGESVELPARRVTISRLDVLAIRRDTPDVVDVDVDVTCSSGTYIRAIARDAGLALGVGGHLTALRRTAVGGFTLAEAATLDTLEQRAPDVVNLPLDTAAGRFFPRRDATPEEARVLSHGGPLDPAGIAGPYAVFGPDGGLIAIVSERDGRARAEIVLAPA, encoded by the coding sequence GTGAGCACAGACGGTCTGATCGTTGTCGACAAGCCCGGCGGCATGACGTCGCACGACGTGGTGGCCCGGATCCGGCGGCTGGCCCGGACCCGACGGGTGGGGCACGGCGGCACGCTGGACCCGATGGCCACCGGCGTGCTGGTGATCGGGGTGGGCCGGGCCACCCGGCTGCTCACCTACGTGATCGGCGCCGGCAAGAGCTACACCGCCACGATCCGGCTGGGCCAGGCGACGGTGACCGACGACGCCGAGGGCGACGTCATCGCCAGCACCCCGGCCGGGGCGGTCACCGACGAGGCGGTCCGCACCGCGCTCGCCGCGCTCACCGGCGAGATCGACCAGGTGCCCAGCGCGGTCAGCGCCATCAAGATCGACGGGCAGCGGGCGTACAAGCGGGTGCGCGAGGGCGAGAGCGTCGAGCTGCCGGCCCGGCGGGTCACCATCTCCCGGCTGGACGTGCTGGCGATCCGCCGGGACACCCCGGACGTGGTGGACGTGGACGTGGACGTGACCTGCTCGTCCGGGACGTACATCCGGGCCATCGCCCGGGACGCGGGCCTGGCCCTCGGGGTCGGCGGCCACCTCACCGCGCTGCGCCGCACCGCGGTCGGCGGGTTCACCCTGGCCGAGGCGGCCACCCTCGACACGCTGGAGCAGCGCGCGCCCGACGTGGTGAACCTGCCGCTGGACACGGCCGCCGGCCGGTTCTTCCCGCGCCGGGACGCCACGCCGGAGGAGGCCAGGGTGCTGTCCCACGGCGGGCCCCTGGACCCGGCCGGCATCGCCGGGCCGTACGCGGTCTTCGGCCCGGACGGCGGGCTGATCGCTATCGTCAGCGAGCGGGACGGCCGGGCCCGCGCGGAGATCGTGCTGGCCCCCGCCTGA
- the infB gene encoding translation initiation factor IF-2 yields MAGKARVHELAKELGVESKTVLAKLKEMGEFVKSASSTVEAPVARRLRGAFVASAGGTSAPAAPPAAAPSPATTPTPSPTPGAPRVSAKPMPPRRPAAPTPGPKPKGPVPGPPQAATPVAKPASAHDIEVAAAEARAAALKAEQEAAVKAAQAARQQQRENVRREPPTEGGPRPGPRPGPNAAPPRPGAPGAGRPGGPTPGPGARPGGRPPARGAGNNPFGIQGGQQQRPPAAGAGGPRPSPAGMPPRPSPASMPPRPSPASMPSQRPTTGRPGGPGGGRGGPGGGAGRPGGGGGFRGGPGGGGGGGGFRGGPGGGGGGGGYRGGPGGGGGAPGGGFRPGAPAGGGGRPGGGGRGRGGGAAGAFGRPGGRPTRGRKSKKQRRQEFDNLSAPTMSSGAPRGQGQVVRLSRGASLSDFADKINANPGSLVQEMFNLGEMVTATQSCSDDTLLLLGEHLGFDVQIVSPEDEDRELLAQFNIDLDAVVSEDRLVSRAPVVTVMGHVDHGKTKLLDAIRKANVVAGEAGGITQHIGAYQVHVPHEGEDRAVTFIDTPGHEAFTAMRARGAQVTDIVILVVAADDGVMPQTIEALNHAKAADVPIVVAVNKVDKPEANPDKVRQQLTEYGLVAEEYGGDTMFVNVAAKPGIGIEELLEAVLLTADASLELTAPIDGPAQGVAIEAHLDKGRGAVATVLVQKGTLRAGDSIVAGGAHGRVRAMLDENGKPVDEAGPARPVMVLGLTTVPGAGDTFLAAEDDRTVRQIAEQRQARRRAAAFANSRGRATLETLMEQLKEGEKTSLNLVLKGDVSGSVEALEDALFNLDIPEEVQLRIIHRGVGAITESDVMLASASSEAVTIIGFNVRAANKVREIADREGVEIRYYTVIYQAIEEIDAALKGLLKPEYEEVELGTAEIRDVFRSSKIGNISGCIVRSGLIRRNAKARLLRDGAVVADNLTISSLKRFKDDATEVREGFECGLTLGGFNNVQVGDIIETFEMREKPRA; encoded by the coding sequence GTGGCAGGAAAGGCCCGCGTACACGAGCTCGCCAAGGAGCTCGGGGTCGAGAGTAAGACCGTTCTCGCCAAGCTCAAGGAGATGGGCGAGTTCGTGAAGTCCGCGTCCAGCACCGTCGAGGCGCCCGTCGCCCGACGGCTGCGTGGCGCATTCGTCGCGTCCGCCGGTGGCACCTCGGCGCCGGCCGCCCCGCCGGCGGCCGCCCCGAGCCCGGCGACGACCCCGACGCCGTCCCCGACCCCGGGCGCCCCCCGGGTCTCGGCCAAGCCGATGCCGCCCCGGCGGCCGGCCGCGCCGACCCCTGGACCGAAGCCCAAGGGCCCGGTCCCCGGCCCGCCGCAGGCGGCGACCCCGGTCGCCAAGCCGGCGAGCGCGCACGACATCGAGGTGGCGGCCGCCGAGGCGCGCGCCGCCGCCCTCAAGGCTGAGCAGGAGGCCGCGGTCAAGGCCGCGCAGGCCGCCCGCCAGCAGCAGCGGGAGAACGTCCGCCGCGAGCCCCCGACCGAGGGTGGTCCCCGTCCGGGGCCGCGTCCGGGTCCGAACGCGGCGCCGCCGCGTCCGGGTGCCCCGGGCGCCGGCCGTCCCGGTGGCCCGACCCCGGGCCCGGGTGCCCGGCCGGGTGGTCGTCCGCCGGCGCGCGGCGCCGGCAACAACCCGTTCGGTATCCAGGGTGGCCAGCAGCAGCGGCCCCCGGCCGCCGGTGCCGGCGGTCCCCGGCCGAGCCCGGCGGGCATGCCGCCGCGGCCCAGCCCGGCGTCCATGCCGCCCCGGCCCAGCCCGGCCTCCATGCCGAGCCAGCGGCCGACCACGGGTCGCCCCGGCGGTCCCGGTGGCGGTCGTGGCGGACCCGGTGGCGGCGCGGGCCGTCCCGGTGGCGGCGGTGGTTTCCGCGGCGGTCCCGGTGGCGGTGGCGGCGGCGGTGGTTTCCGCGGCGGTCCCGGTGGCGGTGGCGGTGGCGGTGGCTACCGCGGCGGTCCCGGTGGCGGCGGTGGCGCTCCCGGCGGCGGTTTCCGCCCGGGTGCCCCGGCCGGCGGCGGTGGCCGTCCGGGTGGTGGCGGTCGTGGCCGTGGCGGTGGCGCCGCGGGTGCCTTCGGGCGTCCCGGTGGCCGGCCGACCCGCGGTCGCAAGTCGAAGAAGCAGCGCAGACAGGAGTTCGACAACCTGTCGGCCCCGACCATGTCCTCGGGTGCCCCCCGGGGTCAGGGTCAGGTCGTCCGGCTGTCCCGTGGCGCCTCGCTGTCGGACTTCGCCGACAAGATCAACGCCAACCCGGGTTCGCTGGTCCAGGAGATGTTCAACCTGGGCGAGATGGTGACCGCGACCCAGTCCTGCTCCGACGACACCCTGCTCCTGCTGGGTGAGCACCTCGGCTTCGACGTGCAGATCGTCAGCCCGGAGGACGAGGACCGCGAGCTGCTCGCGCAGTTCAACATCGACCTCGACGCCGTGGTGTCGGAGGACCGCCTGGTCAGCCGTGCGCCGGTCGTGACCGTCATGGGTCACGTCGACCACGGTAAGACCAAGCTGCTCGACGCGATCCGCAAGGCGAACGTCGTGGCCGGCGAGGCGGGTGGCATCACCCAGCACATCGGCGCCTACCAGGTCCACGTCCCGCACGAGGGCGAGGACCGCGCGGTGACCTTCATCGACACCCCGGGTCACGAGGCGTTCACCGCCATGCGTGCCCGTGGTGCCCAGGTGACGGACATCGTGATCCTGGTGGTGGCGGCCGACGACGGCGTGATGCCGCAGACCATCGAGGCGCTCAACCACGCCAAGGCGGCGGACGTGCCGATCGTGGTCGCGGTCAACAAGGTCGACAAGCCGGAGGCGAACCCGGACAAGGTCCGCCAGCAGCTGACCGAGTACGGTCTGGTCGCCGAGGAGTACGGCGGCGACACCATGTTCGTCAACGTGGCGGCCAAGCCCGGCATCGGCATCGAGGAGCTTCTCGAGGCCGTGCTGCTGACCGCCGACGCGTCGCTGGAGCTGACCGCTCCGATCGACGGGCCGGCGCAGGGTGTCGCCATCGAGGCGCACCTGGACAAGGGCCGTGGTGCGGTGGCTACCGTGCTGGTGCAGAAGGGCACGCTCCGTGCCGGCGACTCGATCGTCGCCGGTGGGGCGCACGGCCGCGTCCGCGCCATGCTGGACGAGAACGGCAAGCCGGTCGACGAGGCCGGTCCGGCGCGTCCGGTCATGGTGCTGGGTCTGACCACGGTGCCGGGTGCGGGTGACACCTTCCTGGCCGCCGAGGACGACCGGACCGTGCGGCAGATCGCCGAGCAGCGGCAGGCGCGACGGCGGGCGGCGGCATTCGCCAACTCCCGTGGCCGGGCCACCCTCGAGACGCTCATGGAGCAGCTCAAGGAGGGCGAGAAGACCTCGCTCAACCTGGTGCTCAAGGGCGACGTCTCCGGTTCCGTGGAGGCCCTCGAGGACGCGCTGTTCAACCTCGACATCCCCGAGGAGGTCCAGCTTCGGATCATCCACCGGGGCGTGGGCGCGATCACCGAGAGCGACGTCATGCTCGCGAGCGCCTCGTCCGAGGCGGTCACGATCATCGGCTTCAACGTGCGGGCCGCCAACAAGGTCCGCGAGATCGCCGACCGCGAGGGCGTGGAGATCCGGTACTACACGGTCATCTACCAGGCCATCGAGGAGATCGACGCCGCGCTCAAGGGTCTGCTCAAGCCGGAGTACGAGGAGGTCGAGCTGGGCACCGCGGAGATCCGCGACGTCTTCCGCTCGTCCAAGATCGGCAACATCTCCGGCTGTATCGTCCGGTCCGGCCTCATCCGCCGCAACGCCAAGGCGCGGCTGCTGCGGGACGGGGCGGTCGTGGCGGACAACCTCACGATCAGCTCCCTGAAGCGGTTCAAGGACGACGCGACCGAGGTCCGCGAAGGCTTCGAGTGTGGTCTGACGCTGGGCGGGTTCAACAACGTCCAGGTCGGCGACATCATCGAGACCTTCGAGATGCGGGAGAAGCCGCGCGCCTGA
- a CDS encoding DUF6186 family protein, which produces MRALAIGGFLAALLLFAAVEWAARREGSRIPSLADVCAFVMRYEVGPVPVGRIGLFGFWWWLGWHFLAR; this is translated from the coding sequence ATGCGCGCGCTGGCGATCGGCGGCTTCCTGGCCGCGCTGCTGCTCTTCGCGGCCGTCGAGTGGGCCGCCCGGCGGGAGGGCTCCCGGATCCCGTCCCTGGCCGACGTCTGCGCCTTCGTGATGCGGTACGAGGTCGGCCCGGTGCCGGTGGGCCGGATCGGCCTGTTCGGGTTCTGGTGGTGGCTGGGCTGGCACTTCCTGGCCCGCTGA
- a CDS encoding MATE family efflux transporter translates to MSQTVAPAAPSATARRIAALALPALVVLAAEPLYVLVDTAVVGHLGRVPLAALAVGGTVLTLTAWLGTVVAYGTTGRSARRFGAGDRAAAVAEGVQASWLALSVGVLVALAIQVGGSWLARTLVGGPGEVADAAATWLRIAALGAPGLLLAAAGNGWLRGIQDTRRPLLFVLGPNLLSALLCPLLVYPAGLGLAGSAVANAVAQTISGGLFAAALVRERVPLRPRPRLIGQQLALSRDLLIRGVAFQASFLSATAVAARFGAAAVGAHQIAVQLWFFTALVLDALAIAAQSLIGAALGAGEAAAARALARRIALLGGLCGVAFALLIAAGAGLVPSWFSSDPQVREQAMVAWPWFVALQPIGGVVFALDGVLIGAGDVRYLRNLTIVAALGGFLPAIWLAYGLDLGLGGIWAGLTLFVVLRLVALLLRLRSGGWAVVGAVR, encoded by the coding sequence ATGAGTCAGACTGTCGCGCCCGCCGCCCCGTCCGCCACGGCTCGGCGGATCGCCGCGCTCGCCCTGCCGGCCCTCGTGGTGCTCGCCGCCGAGCCGCTCTACGTGCTCGTCGACACCGCCGTGGTCGGGCACCTGGGCCGGGTTCCGCTCGCCGCGCTCGCCGTCGGCGGCACCGTGCTGACGCTGACCGCCTGGCTCGGCACCGTCGTCGCGTACGGCACCACGGGGCGGTCGGCCCGGCGGTTCGGCGCGGGGGACCGGGCCGCGGCCGTGGCCGAGGGCGTGCAGGCGTCCTGGCTCGCCCTGAGCGTCGGCGTGCTGGTGGCGCTCGCCATCCAGGTCGGTGGTAGCTGGCTGGCGCGTACCCTCGTGGGCGGCCCCGGCGAGGTGGCCGACGCCGCCGCGACCTGGCTGCGGATCGCGGCGCTCGGCGCGCCCGGCCTGCTGCTCGCGGCGGCCGGCAACGGCTGGTTGCGCGGCATCCAGGACACCCGGCGGCCGCTGCTCTTCGTGCTCGGCCCCAACCTGCTCTCGGCGCTGCTCTGCCCGCTGCTTGTCTACCCGGCCGGGCTCGGCCTGGCCGGGTCGGCCGTGGCCAACGCCGTCGCGCAGACCATCTCGGGTGGCCTCTTCGCGGCGGCCCTGGTCCGCGAGCGGGTCCCGCTGCGCCCCCGGCCCCGGCTCATCGGCCAGCAGCTCGCGCTCAGCCGCGACCTGCTCATCCGTGGCGTCGCATTCCAGGCCAGCTTCCTGTCGGCGACCGCCGTGGCGGCCCGGTTCGGCGCCGCCGCGGTCGGCGCGCACCAGATCGCCGTACAACTCTGGTTCTTCACCGCCCTGGTGCTCGACGCCCTGGCGATCGCCGCGCAGTCCCTGATCGGCGCGGCGCTCGGCGCCGGGGAGGCCGCCGCGGCGCGCGCCCTGGCCCGGCGGATCGCCCTGCTCGGCGGCCTCTGCGGCGTGGCGTTCGCGCTGCTCATCGCCGCCGGCGCCGGCCTGGTGCCGTCGTGGTTCAGCTCCGATCCGCAGGTACGCGAGCAGGCCATGGTGGCCTGGCCGTGGTTCGTGGCGCTCCAGCCGATCGGCGGCGTGGTGTTCGCCCTCGACGGCGTGCTGATCGGCGCGGGGGACGTCCGCTACCTGCGCAACCTCACCATCGTGGCGGCGCTCGGCGGCTTCCTGCCGGCCATCTGGCTGGCCTACGGGCTCGACCTCGGGCTGGGTGGGATCTGGGCCGGGCTGACCCTGTTCGTGGTGCTCCGGCTCGTCGCCCTGCTGCTGCGGCTGCGCTCCGGCGGCTGGGCGGTGGTCGGCGCGGTCCGCTGA
- the nusA gene encoding transcription termination factor NusA → MNIDLAALRALEREREIPFDTILAAIETALLTAYRHTDGAEPHARVEIDRKTGAASVYAQEVDADGSVVREWDDTPHDFGRIAAMTAKQVILQRLREATDEVHFGEYVGRDGDLVTGVVQAHEARAEKGIVSVDLGKLEGVLPQSEQVPGERYAHGERIRCVVVHVAKGMRGPQITLSRSHPALVKKLFALEVPEIADGTVEIGAIAREAGHRTKIAVRSTAPGVNAKGACIGPMGQRVRAVMSELHGEKIDIIDWSDDPATFVGNALSPAKALRVEVVDLASRTARVTVPDFQLSLAIGREGQNARLAARLTGWRIDIRSDAEQSGAPGRGGADHVPEAGGAISSS, encoded by the coding sequence GTGAACATCGACCTCGCGGCGCTGCGCGCCCTGGAGCGCGAGCGGGAGATCCCGTTCGACACGATCCTCGCGGCGATCGAGACCGCGCTGCTGACCGCCTACCGGCACACCGACGGCGCCGAGCCGCACGCCCGGGTGGAGATCGACCGCAAGACCGGTGCCGCCTCGGTGTACGCCCAGGAGGTGGACGCCGACGGCAGTGTGGTCCGGGAGTGGGACGACACCCCGCACGACTTCGGCCGGATCGCCGCCATGACCGCCAAGCAGGTGATCCTCCAGCGGCTGCGGGAGGCCACCGACGAGGTGCACTTCGGCGAGTACGTCGGCCGCGACGGCGACCTGGTCACCGGCGTGGTGCAGGCGCACGAGGCGCGGGCCGAGAAGGGCATCGTCAGCGTCGACCTGGGCAAGCTGGAGGGCGTCCTGCCCCAGTCCGAGCAGGTCCCCGGCGAGCGGTACGCGCACGGCGAGCGGATCCGCTGCGTCGTGGTGCACGTGGCCAAGGGAATGCGCGGTCCGCAGATCACGTTGTCCCGGTCGCACCCCGCGCTGGTGAAGAAGCTCTTCGCCCTGGAGGTCCCCGAGATCGCCGACGGCACCGTGGAGATCGGCGCCATCGCGCGTGAGGCAGGTCACCGCACGAAGATCGCGGTGCGCTCGACCGCCCCCGGGGTCAACGCCAAGGGCGCCTGCATCGGCCCGATGGGCCAGCGGGTCCGCGCCGTGATGAGCGAGCTCCACGGCGAGAAGATCGACATCATCGACTGGTCGGACGACCCGGCCACCTTCGTCGGCAACGCGCTCTCGCCGGCCAAGGCGCTCCGGGTGGAGGTCGTCGACCTGGCCAGCCGGACCGCCCGGGTGACCGTCCCGGACTTCCAGCTCTCGCTGGCCATCGGACGGGAAGGGCAGAATGCCCGGCTCGCGGCCCGCTTGACCGGTTGGCGGATCGACATCCGGTCCGACGCCGAGCAGAGCGGGGCGCCCGGCCGGGGCGGAGCTGATCACGTTCCCGAGGCGGGCGGCGCGATCTCGAGCAGCTAG
- a CDS encoding DHH family phosphoesterase — translation MTGSAAGGPPAGAGPTDTDWAAAVAAVRGLPATARVLLICHINPDGDALGSMLGFGLGLRRLGVRQLQATFPGPPEVPEPFRWLPGSELLVGQDDAYPDPDLVICFDAASESRLGDLVDRLDKAGTALVLDHHASNTGFGGIHLVDPHAAATSVVALGLLDRLGVALDAEIAACLYVALSTDTGSFRFEATTPAVHELAARLLATGIRPGEISRRIFDTRPFGAVRLFGEVLGRARLELAAAAGHGLVWTYATRDDLARHDQPAYVLEALIDSVRCTAEADVSCVVKQAGDDEWAVSLRSKGAVDVSRVATVLGGGGHRFAAGFTGRGTVDEVVERIRAELSGALLPA, via the coding sequence GTGACCGGTTCCGCCGCGGGCGGGCCGCCGGCCGGTGCCGGCCCGACCGACACCGACTGGGCGGCCGCCGTCGCGGCGGTACGCGGGCTCCCCGCCACGGCGCGGGTGCTGCTCATCTGTCACATCAACCCGGACGGCGACGCCCTGGGCAGCATGCTCGGCTTCGGGCTGGGCCTGCGCCGGCTGGGCGTACGGCAGCTCCAGGCGACCTTCCCCGGCCCGCCGGAGGTGCCCGAGCCGTTCCGCTGGCTGCCCGGGTCGGAGCTGCTCGTGGGGCAGGACGACGCGTACCCGGACCCGGACCTGGTGATCTGCTTCGACGCGGCGAGCGAGTCCCGGCTGGGCGACCTGGTCGACCGGCTGGACAAGGCGGGCACCGCGTTGGTGCTGGACCACCACGCCTCGAACACCGGGTTCGGCGGCATCCACCTCGTGGATCCGCACGCGGCGGCCACCTCGGTGGTCGCGCTCGGCCTGCTGGACCGGCTCGGGGTGGCGCTGGACGCGGAGATCGCGGCCTGCCTCTACGTGGCGCTGAGCACCGACACCGGCTCGTTCCGCTTCGAGGCCACCACGCCCGCCGTGCACGAGCTGGCGGCCCGGCTGCTGGCCACCGGGATCCGGCCGGGGGAGATCTCCCGGCGGATCTTCGACACCCGCCCCTTCGGCGCGGTCCGCCTCTTCGGTGAGGTGCTGGGCCGGGCCCGGCTGGAGCTGGCGGCCGCCGCCGGGCACGGGCTGGTCTGGACCTACGCCACCCGCGACGACCTGGCCCGGCACGACCAGCCGGCGTACGTGCTGGAGGCCCTGATCGACTCGGTGCGCTGCACCGCCGAGGCGGACGTGAGCTGCGTGGTCAAGCAGGCCGGCGACGACGAGTGGGCGGTCTCGCTGCGCAGCAAGGGCGCTGTCGACGTGAGCCGGGTGGCCACGGTGCTCGGCGGCGGCGGCCACCGGTTCGCGGCCGGGTTCACCGGGCGGGGCACTGTCGACGAGGTGGTCGAGCGCATCCGCGCCGAGCTGTCCGGCGCCCTGCTGCCCGCCTGA
- a CDS encoding TRM11 family SAM-dependent methyltransferase yields MLRYALLLAPSANRVYADAAGRLARAELTVFAGSGVLDAPPADAAVERIGGVEYLTFAAPEPGLGARDLAHLANLSAAYALFERVGDDLLRPVPLHPLARYDSDLITIPKYAGKTNEQFTRLLLNVTVLASASAPRMLDGPVVVLDPLCGRGTTLNQALMYGYDGIGVEHDGKDVDAYAAFLRTWLRRKRLKHTAEMVPVRRDRKLVARRFEAVIAPSRDAHRAGATQRVTVLHADTTRAREALRPRCADVIVTDAPYGVAHGSRSDAGLSRSPLDLLGAAVPVWRELLRPGGALGLSWNTHVAPRAAAEAVLAEAGLRVVDGPGWRDLAHRVDQAIERDVLVAVAPGDQNG; encoded by the coding sequence GTGCTCAGGTACGCGCTGCTCCTCGCCCCCTCCGCCAACCGCGTCTACGCCGACGCCGCCGGCCGGCTCGCCCGCGCCGAGCTGACCGTGTTCGCCGGGTCGGGGGTGCTCGACGCGCCGCCGGCCGACGCCGCCGTGGAACGGATCGGCGGGGTGGAGTACCTGACCTTCGCCGCGCCGGAACCCGGCCTCGGCGCCCGCGACCTGGCCCACCTGGCCAACCTGTCGGCGGCGTACGCGCTCTTCGAGCGGGTGGGTGACGACCTGCTCCGGCCGGTGCCGCTGCACCCCCTCGCCCGGTACGACTCCGACCTCATCACCATCCCCAAGTACGCCGGCAAGACCAACGAGCAGTTCACCCGGCTGCTGCTCAACGTCACCGTGCTGGCGTCGGCCTCGGCGCCCCGGATGCTGGACGGACCGGTCGTGGTGCTCGACCCGCTCTGCGGCCGGGGAACCACCCTCAACCAGGCGCTCATGTACGGCTACGACGGCATCGGCGTGGAGCACGACGGCAAGGACGTCGACGCGTACGCGGCGTTCCTGCGTACCTGGCTGCGCCGCAAGCGGCTCAAGCACACCGCCGAGATGGTGCCGGTGCGGCGGGACCGGAAGCTCGTGGCCCGGCGGTTCGAGGCGGTGATCGCGCCGTCCCGGGACGCGCACCGGGCCGGGGCGACCCAGCGGGTGACCGTGCTGCACGCCGACACCACCCGGGCCCGCGAGGCGCTCCGGCCCCGCTGCGCCGACGTGATAGTCACCGACGCTCCGTACGGGGTGGCGCACGGCAGCCGCAGCGACGCGGGGCTCTCCCGCAGCCCGCTGGACCTGCTCGGCGCCGCCGTGCCGGTCTGGCGGGAGTTGCTGCGCCCGGGCGGGGCGCTGGGGCTGTCCTGGAACACCCACGTGGCCCCGCGGGCGGCGGCCGAGGCGGTGCTGGCCGAGGCCGGCCTGCGCGTCGTGGACGGGCCCGGCTGGCGGGACCTCGCGCACCGGGTCGACCAGGCGATCGAGCGGGACGTGCTGGTGGCGGTAGCGCCCGGGGACCAAAACGGGTGA
- a CDS encoding DUF503 domain-containing protein yields MYTGTAQFDLLLPGDSRSLKAKRSYVRPIVAALRRFEVSAAEVGALDLHGRAQIGVAVVAAEPAHVREVLDSCERLVAARPEIELLSVRRRLHGEED; encoded by the coding sequence GTGTACACCGGAACCGCGCAATTCGACCTGTTGCTCCCGGGGGATTCCCGGTCCCTGAAGGCCAAGCGGTCGTACGTCCGGCCGATCGTCGCGGCGCTCCGCCGGTTCGAGGTGTCCGCCGCCGAGGTCGGGGCGCTCGACCTGCACGGCCGGGCCCAGATCGGGGTGGCCGTGGTGGCCGCCGAGCCGGCGCACGTCCGCGAGGTGCTCGACTCCTGCGAGCGGCTGGTGGCCGCGCGCCCGGAGATCGAACTGCTGTCGGTCCGCCGTCGCCTGCACGGCGAGGAGGACTGA